DNA from Longimicrobiaceae bacterium:
ACCCGGAGCGCTACACGCTGATGAGCGCGCACTACGACTCGCGCGTCACAGACGTGATGGACTCCACCAGCTTCGCCCCGGGCGCCAACGACGACGGCTCGGGGACGGTGGCGCTCCTGGAGGCGGCCCGGGTGCTGTCACGCTACCGCTTCGACGGATCGATCGTGTACGCGGCGCTGGCGGGAGAGGAGCAGGGGCTCTTCGGCGGGAGGATCCTGGCGCAGCACGCGAAGGAGCGCGGCTGGCGGATCGAGGGGGTGCTGAACAACGACATCATCGGCAACACCCGCGGGGTGAACGGGGTGGTGGAGAACTCCACCGCCCGGGTCTTCGGCCCCGGGATCCCCGCCAGCGCGCCCGAGGCGGAGCTGCGCCGCTACCTGTACTCCGGGGGGGAGCTGGACACGCCCTCGCGTCAGCTCATGCGCTACGTGGAGCGGACGGCGGAACGGTACGTCCCTAACCTGGACGTCCGGATGATCTACCGCCTGGACCGCTTCGGCCGCGGCGGCGACCAGACGCCGTTCTTCGAGCTGGGCTTCCCGGCGGTGCGCATCACCGAGACCAACGAGGACTACACGCGCCAGCACCAGAACGTGCGCACGGAGAACGGGATCCGCTACGGCGACCTCCCGGAGGGCGTGGACTATCCGTACCTGGCGAAGATGACGGGCCTGAACGTGGCGGCGCTCGCTTCCCTCGCCTGGGCGCCCCCTAGCCCCGACAGCGCCACCATCACGGGCGCGGTGCAGCCCTCCGCCACGCTGCGCTGGAAGGCGGTGCCCGCCCCCGACCTGGCGGGCTACCGGGTGTACTGGCGCGAACCGGAGGCCCCCACGTGGACGCACTCGCGCTGGGTGGGGAACGCCACCCAGGCGACGATCGACGGGATCACCATCGACAACTACTTCTTCGGGGTGGCGGCGGTGGACCGGGAGGGGCACGAGAGCCGGGCGGTGTTCCCGCTGCCGGGACGGTAAAGTGCGAGAGTGCGGAAGTGCGAAGGCTGGCGAGCGACGGGGCGCTGGCGGTCACGCAGCGCGTCGGCGGCGAGGGCGCCCCGGCCAACTTCGTCTTCAGGAAGTAGCCGCGGAGCCGCGACGGCAGGCAGCGAAGGGGCGCGGAACGGATCCGCGCCCCCTCGGCGTTTCCCTCTTCGGAAGATTCGACGT
Protein-coding regions in this window:
- a CDS encoding M20/M25/M40 family metallo-hydrolase: PAPLPASVAPAGDDPRIFEMVAAVSPARLERDIHSLVGFHTRHTLSDTLSRTRGIGAARRWLFAEFQRISQACGGCLEVMYVSDVVKGGSHPRIGHDVRIVNVVAVQRGTADPERYTLMSAHYDSRVTDVMDSTSFAPGANDDGSGTVALLEAARVLSRYRFDGSIVYAALAGEEQGLFGGRILAQHAKERGWRIEGVLNNDIIGNTRGVNGVVENSTARVFGPGIPASAPEAELRRYLYSGGELDTPSRQLMRYVERTAERYVPNLDVRMIYRLDRFGRGGDQTPFFELGFPAVRITETNEDYTRQHQNVRTENGIRYGDLPEGVDYPYLAKMTGLNVAALASLAWAPPSPDSATITGAVQPSATLRWKAVPAPDLAGYRVYWREPEAPTWTHSRWVGNATQATIDGITIDNYFFGVAAVDREGHESRAVFPLPGR